A section of the Brachionichthys hirsutus isolate HB-005 unplaced genomic scaffold, CSIRO-AGI_Bhir_v1 contig_1321, whole genome shotgun sequence genome encodes:
- the LOC137916246 gene encoding ubiquitin recognition factor in ER-associated degradation protein 1-like, with the protein MFTFHVFDHPMSRGFQNRFSTQYRCYSVSMLAGPNDRSDVEKGGKIIMPPSALDQLSRLNITYPMLFKLTNKNSDRMTHCGVLEFVADEGICYLPHWMMQNLLLEEGGLVQIESVNLTVAKYSKFQPQSPDFLDITNPKAVLENALRNFACLTTGDVIAINYNEKIYELRVMETKPDKAVSIIECDMNVDFDAPLGYKEPERRPQHQEEPIEEDGDPSSYADMDMRFRAFTGSGNRLDGKTKGIEPSPAPLGPSDIKRGIPNYDFKMGRITFIRNSKPQPRKLVDDDDALNRFIAFSGQGQSLRKKGRKP; encoded by the exons ATG TTTACTTTCCACGTATTCGACCACCCAATGTCTCGGGGGTTTCAGAACCGGTTCTCGACCCAGTACCGCTGCTACTCGGTGTCGATGCTGGCGGGTCCGAACGACCGATCCGACGTGGAGAAAGGAGGCAAAA TTATAATGCCGCCTTCAGCCCTGGACCAGCTCA GCAGACTTAATATCACTTATCCAATGCTGTTCAAGCTGACCAACAAGAACTCGGACAGAATGACCCACTGTGGTGTTCTGGAGTTTGTGGCAGATGAGGGAATCTGCTACCTGCCACACTGG ATGATGCAGAATCTCCTGTTGGAGGAAGGTGGCCTGGTTCAAATTGAAAGTGTTAATCTTACGGTAGCCAAATACTCAAAGTTCCAACCGCAGAGCCCGGACTTCCTGGACATCACGAACCCCAAAGCGGT GCTGGAGAACGCATTGAGAAATTTTGCCTGCTTGACAACTGGTGATGTGATAGCTATCAACTACAATGAAAAG ATATATGAGCTACGAGTAATGGAGACCAAGCCAGATAAAGCCGTATCCATCATTGAGTGTGACATGAAT GTGGATTTTGACGCTCCTTTGGGTTACAAAGAGCCCGAGCGACGGCCTCAGCATCAGGAAGAACCAATC GAGGAAGACGGCGATCCGAGCAGCTATGCTGACATGGACATGAGATTCAGA GCTTTCACTGGTTCTGGAAACCGTTTGGATGGTAAAACAAAAGGCATCGAACCCAGTCCTGCACCTCTTGGGCCGAGTGACATTAAAAG GGGTATTCCCAACTACGACTTTAAAATGGGAAGGATCACCTTCATCAGGAACTCAAAGCCACAGCCCAGGAAGCTTGTAGATGAT GATGACGCCTTAAACAGATTCATCGCCTTCTCTGGACAAGGACAGTCACTTCGCAAGAAGGGCAGAAAGCCTTGA